In a genomic window of Primulina huaijiensis isolate GDHJ02 chromosome 10, ASM1229523v2, whole genome shotgun sequence:
- the LOC140986912 gene encoding chromatin modification-related protein EAF1 A-like isoform X5: protein MGGILESGVGIVSKSSLNRAVIEKVQTELRKEYDVREERKRELEFLEKGGNPLDFNLGNSASVSVQSTSFTNLQPNLVTSEPKGSFAFTASLYRETVESSGRLAAALCEPSSADNLTLFDAEHVYSEGDRNYFHPIRGNVVPPEQSLERDGSHKIREHGDSSAFGLPRKAYKRRHRSHSNRDGARSSSSDVNLALGSHGSSLPSHHAPGNLIGPLSDVENLDVSSSCNSKPGSPINGTLCPDVCVDDHRFVEMNDAKAVGSTEDLIKCVSSQSALDATSSKIPLGLNKPSFSNAAKTPTKMDCNESVTMEEHEPREDTGKVENHSSCQMNGFISKKGDAITNDANNGNAACRRNDFDSGSSYSQTNFDVDRNIDAETGTRISTIDSNGDIDGQNLGLEALVVGLRETKEAMIIDNFSGDEESASAYVSHRQDGPSLQPQEEKIQGRSFLHDKLTNQFNTNGMEAGGCSGSESGRKPIVPLPENSSPQSEMFCTVIDNSIADLPEAGSSSKISTVSFNVQSPGNLKLGSVDEESILKEAEIIEAKRKRIAELSTLTLTLEIPLKPHWDYVLEEMAWLANDFAQERIWKLAASSQICNRAAFSSRVRKQEKSYSMKAKIVARTLVMAVMEYWHSVEKISKELEQPSQKDGAPAVQSYMARFLKYNNSNVLHYQADVQLTLDKVSDSGVLDISLEDSLTERIRSDVREEVETSACGIVADDSLYEDDGDTCTFGMPVASDDGKSSKFGQKKRKYSANAYGARAYGIGSDHLPMNISENKIVTQQSAFVPKRPGDSLNVSIPTKRMRTASRKILSPFGAGTSGCIQLPNKADASSGDSDSFQDGQSTLHGGSSLPINLEVELGGEFEKNLAFDSAEVSTKPKKKKVKHPTSAVEQRWLIDSNFHYDQRDHLKKRSDSYELESNGCNGVLDQPMTKKILQPLQDGSFDNTSTVAGHLPSPLASQMSNMYHPNKFHKMLGGRERGRKAKVLKMPTGQPGSGTPWPLFEDQALVVMVHDMGPNWELVSDGFNSTMQFKCIFRNAKECKERHNILMDKTSGDGADSAEDSGSSQPYPSLLPGIPKGSARQLFQHLKEPMEEDALRSHREKIILIGQKFRYHKIQDPKQLQPPHSSHTMALSQVCPNNMGGGSVLSPLDLCDANASGPDIPSLGYQGTYSSGLIISNQSAGAPTHPTFGASSALLGSSNMMLGNNFPSSPGPHSSVRDGRYGAPRPASLLIDEQLRIQQYNQIVSGRNGQQSNLSSSGALPGIDRGVRVPPGSSGMGMGCSSGSMPMERHGLHGVASSSSVNSGNMVSANMHHGVRCGSGNSSLRPREGSPMMRPGLSQDSQRQTRTPDLQMQVSPGSNQVISRSPFTNKTVSPPVSSYALHHLQSHQISPQQAQVPNPRHPHFQVPPNLASNPQQQAYTIRLAKERQLQQRFLQQPPPQQQFAASSSSIPHVQPQPRIPASSAVQNSQLVQSPANSLSVSVSPLTSPSSINTMSQQQQKHHTPTQGVVHNVQTGGSTLTSQTSKQRQKQQQPFIQTNRQHPQQRQQSQFQHQAKVVEGVGRGNMMVHQNIQFDPTILSDSLMEAHESYTGSSVNAVPLTMQYMSAQLSNHPLPRKKKYSGQASSSSKHLPQMISHSDTSQGHVPPIAPAPGLPAAHQSVTPLVATSSNHPQVIPNQKFTNQNQSALQKVVQSNQQFSSEARHKAHLRGSDTYQNSTSNSTEMEATTSLPQNQWHTSEPVNGSNVLNSATSLGSLLSKPANLSDTTLQSSQGHVQRLSSANLIPITNDVSSQWQRQQPQVQHSHSPSPSPQQQSQIHQAGNATPSDSRLE, encoded by the exons ATGGGAGGCATTCTTGAAAGCGGAGTTGGTATTGTTAGCAAATCTTCTCTGAATCGAGCAGTAATTGAGAAGGTTCAAACAGAGCTTAG GAAAGAGTATGATGTTCgggaggaaagaaaaagagaattgGAATTTCTTGAAAAA GGTGGAAATCCTCTAGATTTTAATCTTGGGAATTCTGCTTCAGTTAGCGTGCAGTCAACATCATTTACAAACCTGCAACCTAATCTTGTGACCAG TGAACCAAAGGGTAGTTTTGCATTTACCGCATCACTTTATCGAGAGACTGTGGAAAGTAGTGGTAGACTTGCAGCTGCTCTCTGTGAACCCAGTAGTGCTGATAATCTCACGTTATTTGATGCTGAGCATGTATATTCTGAAGGTGATCGAAATTATTTTCATCCCATTAGGGGTAATGTTGTGCCACCAGAGCAATCATTGGAAAGGGATGGGAGCCATAAAATTAGGGAACATGGGGATTCGTCTGCTTTTGGGCTCCCTAGAAAAGCATATAAGAGACGCCATAGATCACACTCAAATCGTGATGGGGCTAGGTCTAGCTCAAGTGATGTAAATCTTGCGCTTGGCTCTCATGGATCTTCTTTACCTTCACACCACGCCCCTGGGAATTTAATAGGACCGTTATCTGATGTAGAAAATCTTGATGTATCCTCAAGCTGTAATTCAAAGCCTGGAAGCCCAATAAATGGCACCCTCTGTCCAGATGTATGTGTAGATGATCATCGGTTTGTGGAGATGAACGATGCAAAGGCTGTGGGATCAACCGAGGATCTGATTAAATGTGTTTCTAGCCAATCTGCTTTAGATGCTACTTCTTCAAAAATTCCCCTAGGACTTAATAAACCATCGTTCTCAAATGCTGCAAAAACTCCTACGAAAATGGATTGTAATGAATCTGTTACAATGGAAGAGCATGAGCCAAGAGAAGATACTGGAAAAGTTGAGAACCATAGTTCTTGTCAGATGAATGGTTTCATCAGTAAAAAGGGTGATGCGATAACAAACGATGCTAATAATGGCAATGCAGCATGTCGCAGAAATGATTTTGATTCCGGGTCTTCTTATTCCCAAACCAACTTTGATGTTGATAGAAATATTGATGCTGAAACAGGTACCAGAATCAGTACCATTGATTCAAATGGAGACATAGACGGTCAAAATTTAGGGCTAGAAGCCTTGGTAGTAGGGCTAAGAGAAACTAAAGAGGCCatgattattgataatttttctggtgatgAAGAGAGTGCCTCTGCATATGTAAGTCATAGGCAAGATGGTCCCTCCCTCCAGCCTCAGGAAGAAAAAATTCAAGGTAGATCTTTTTTGCATGACAAGTTGACAAATCAATTCAACACTAACGGTATGGAAGCTGGTGGCTGTAGTGGGTCAGAATCAGGGAGAAAACCTATTGTCCCATTGCCTGAAAATTCTTCTCCTCAGAGTGAAATGTTTTGCACAGTCATAGATAACTCTATTGCTGATCTTCCTGAGGCTGGATCATCATCAAAGATTTCTACCGTTTCCTTTAATGTCCAAAGTCCCGGAAACTTGAAATTAGGAAGTGTTGATGAAGAATCAATCTTAAAAGAAGCAGAAATCATAGAG GCAAAGCGAAAAAGAATTGCCGAATTATCTACTTTGACTTTAACTTTGGAGATTCCTCTTAAACCTCACTGGGATTACGTGCTTGAAGAAATGGCATGGTTGGCAAATGATTTTGCACAG GAGCGTATTTGGAAATTAGCTGCAAGTTCTCAAATATGTAATCGAGCTGCTTTTAGTTCTCGGGtgagaaaacaagaaaaaagtTATAGCATGAAGGCTAAGATAGTTGCTCGTACCCTGGTGATGGCTGTCATGGAGTACTGGCATTCAGTAGAG aaGATAAGCAAAGAACTAGAGCAGCCAAGTCAAAAGGACGGTGCACCTGCTGTTCAATCTTATATGGCAAGATTTCTGAAATATAACAACTCAAATGTTCTGCATTACCAGGCTGACGTGCAACTTACCCTGGATAAAGTATCTGATTCAGGAGTCCTGGACATATCTTTGGAGGATAGTCTGACCGAA AGAATTAGAAGTGATGTGCGAGAGGAAGTGGAGACATCTGCTTGTGGTATTGTGGCAG ATGATTCATTATATGAGGATGATGGCGATACATGCACATTTGGCATGCCTGTGGCCTCTGATGATGGAAAGTCTTCAAAATTTGGCCAAAAGAAGCGGAAATACTCGGCAAATGCATATGGTGCTAGGGCATATGGAATAGGTTCTGATCATTTGCCCATGAATATTTCAGAGAATAAAATTGTGACACAACAATCTGCCTTTGTTCCCAAACGACCAGGCGACAGTCTCAATGTGTCAATCCCTACAAAACGAATGCGAACTGCTTCCAGGAAAATCTTGAGCCCATTCGGTGCTGGAACATCTGGATGCATTCAGTTACCAAATAAAGCAGATGCTTCCAGTGGTGATAGTGATTCGTTTCAGGATGGTCAGAGTACTCTGCATGGTGGATCTTCTCTTCCAATTAATTTGGAAGTTGAGTTGGGTGGCGAATTTGAAAAGAATTTAGCTTTTGACTCCGCAGAAGTTTCAACCAAACCTAAGAAGAAGAAAGTAAAGCATCCG ACTTCTGCAGTTGAACAGAGATGGCTGATTGATTCCAATTTTCATTATGACCAG AGGGATCATTTGAAAAAGAGATCAGATAGTTATGAACTTGAATCTAACGGCTGCAATG GAGTATTGGATCAGCCCATGACAAAGAAGATCTTGCAGCCATTGCAGGATGGCTCTTTTGACAACACTTCAACAGTTGCTGGGCATCTTCCTTCACCACTGGCATCCCAAATGAGTAACATGTACCATCCAAATAAGTTCCATAAAATGCTTGGTGGCCGGGAGCGTGGAAGGAAAGCTAAAGTTCTTAAG ATGCCTACTGGGCAGCCAGGTTCAGGAACTCCATGGCCACTTTTCGAGGACCAG GCACTGGTTGTCATGGTACATGATATGGGTCCAAATTGGGAGCTTGTAAGTGATGGTTTTAATAGTACTATGCAATTTAAG TGCATATTTCGTAATGCTAAAGAATGCAAAGAGCGGCATAACATTTTGATGGATAAAACTTCTGGTGATGGAGCTGACAGTGCCGAGGATTCTGGGTCTTCGCAACCTTACCCTTCTTTACTTCCTGGCATTCCTAAA GGCAGTGCCAGACAACTGTTTCAGCATTTGAAGGAACCAATGGAAGAAGATGCCCTCAGATCTCATCGTGAGAAAATCATCTTAATTGGCCAGAAATTTCGTTATCATAAGATTCAG GATCCCAAACAACTACAACCTCCTCACAGCTCTCATACAATGGCTCTTTCTCAAGTTTGTCCAAATAACATGGGCGGTGGTTCTGTTTTAAG TCCTTTGGATTTGTGTGATGCCAACGCGTCTGGCCCTGATATACCTTCTCTCGGGTATCAAGGAACATATTCTAGTGGATTAATTATATCGAATCAAAGTGCTGGGGCTCCAACACATCCAACATTTGGTGCTAGTTCTGCGTTGCTGGGGTCCTCGAATATGATGCTTGGCAATAATTTTCCATCATCACCCGGTCCTCACAGTTCTGTCAG GGATGGTAGATATGGGGCTCCTAGACCTGCATCATTATTAATTGATGAACAGCTACGAATTCAACAATATAATCAAATAGTATCAGGTAGAAATGGCCAGCAATCCAATTTGTCCTCTTCCGGAGCTCTTCCAGGAATTGATCGTGGCGTTCGTGTTCCTCCCGGTAGTAGTGGCATGGGCATGGGGTGCAGTAGTGGGAGTATGCCTATGGAAAGACATGGACTCCACGGCGTTGCCTCATCATCCTCTGTTAATTCTGGAAATATGGTGTCAGCAAACATGCACCATGGAGTCAGATGTGGGTCAGGAAACTCGAGTTTGAGACCTCGTGAGGGTTCACCCATGATGCGG CCTGGCCTCAGTCAGGATTCTCAGAGGCAAACGAGGACTCCTGATCTTCAGATGCAAGTCTCTCCAGGGAGCAACCAAGTCATATCTCGTTCCCCCTTCACTAACAAGACCGTGTCTCCACCAGTATCGTCATACGCCCTCCATCATCTGCAGTCCCATCAAATATCTCCACAACAGGCTCAAGTTCCTAATCCTCGTCACCCACATTTTCAAGTACCACCCAATCTTGCCTCTAATCCACAGCAGCAAGCCTATACAATTCGATTGGCTAAAGAAAGGCAACTGCAGCAACGTTTTCTGCAGCAGCCGCCGCCACAACAACAATTTGCTGCATCCAGTTCATCTATTCCACATGTACAACCACAGCCCCGTATTCCTGCATCATCTGCAGTGCAAAATAGTCAGCTAGTTCAATCCCCGGCAAATTCTTTGTCAGTATCAGTATCTCCTTTGACATCACCTTCTTCAATTAACACAATGTCTCAGCAGCAACAAAAGCATCATACTCCAACTCAGGGAGTGGTCCACAATGTTCAAACAGGTGGTAGTACGTTAACCAGTCAGACAAGCAAGCAACGACAAAAGCAGCAACAGCCATTTATACAAACTAACAGGCAACATCCACAGCAGCGGCAGCAGTCACAATTTCAACATCAAGCTAAGGTTGTTGAGGGAGTTGGTAGAGGGAACATGATGGTTCATCAGAACATCCAGTTTGATCCAACCATTTTAAGCGATTCTTTAATGGAAGCTCATGAGTCATATACTGGTTCGTCCGTTAATGCTGTGCCACTAACCATGCAATACATGTCTGCACAATTGTCTAATCACCCCCTTCCTCGGAAGAAAAAATATTCTGGTCAAGCATCCTCATCATCTAAGCATTTACCGCAAATGATTTCTCATTCTGATACCAGTCAAGGTCACGTTCCACCAATTGCTCCTGCTCCAGGTTTGCCTGCTGCCCATCAGTCTGTCACGCCTCTGGTTGCCACTTCTTCAAACCACCCACAGGTAATACCTAATCAAAAGTTCACGAATCAAAATCAATCGGCTCTCCAAAAGGTGGTTCAATCGAACCAGCAGTTTAGTTCGGAAGCAAGACATAAAGCACATCTCAGAGGTTCTGATACTTATCAGAACTCAACAAGTAACTCCACTGAAATGGAAGCAACGACATCATTACCTCAGAACCAGTGGCATACTTCAGAACCAGTGAATGGATCAAATGTGTTAAATTCAGCAACAAGTTTGGGGTCCTTGCTGTCCAAACCGGCAAACTTAAGTGATACTACACTTCAATCCAGCCAAGGACATGTGCAGAGACTATCATCAGCCAATTTAATACCTATTACAAATGATGTGAGTTCACAATGGCAGCGGCAGCAGCCACAAGTGCAACATTCGCACTCTCCATCTCCCTCGCCTCAGCAGCAGTCGCAGATTCACCAGGCAGGGAATGCAACTCCTAGTGACTCTAGATTGGAGTGA
- the LOC140986912 gene encoding chromatin modification-related protein EAF1 A-like isoform X4, which translates to MGGILESGVGIVSKSSLNRAVIEKVQTELRKEYDVREERKRELEFLEKGGNPLDFNLGNSASVSVQSTSFTNLQPNLVTSEPKGSFAFTASLYRETVESSGRLAAALCEPSSADNLTLFDAEHVYSEGDRNYFHPIRGNVVPPEQSLERDGSHKIREHGDSSAFGLPRKAYKRRHRSHSNRDGARSSSSDVNLALGSHGSSLPSHHAPGNLIGPLSDVENLDVSSSCNSKPGSPINGTLCPDVCVDDHRFVEMNDAKAVGSTEDLIKCVSSQSALDATSSKIPLGLNKPSFSNAAKTPTKMDCNESVTMEEHEPREDTGKVENHSSCQMNGFISKKGDAITNDANNGNAACRRNDFDSGSSYSQTNFDVDRNIDAETGTRISTIDSNGDIDGQNLGLEALVVGLRETKEAMIIDNFSGDEESASAYVSHRQDGPSLQPQEEKIQGRSFLHDKLTNQFNTNGMEAGGCSGSESGRKPIVPLPENSSPQSEMFCTVIDNSIADLPEAGSSSKISTVSFNVQSPGNLKLGSVDEESILKEAEIIEAKRKRIAELSTLTLTLEIPLKPHWDYVLEEMAWLANDFAQERIWKLAASSQICNRAAFSSRVRKQEKSYSMKAKIVARTLVMAVMEYWHSVEKISKELEQPSQKDGAPAVQSYMARFLKYNNSNVLHYQADVQLTLDKVSDSGVLDISLEDSLTEENLFYVIPLGAVVTYKKSIESLVAHYERIRSDVREEVETSACGIVADDSLYEDDGDTCTFGMPVASDDGKSSKFGQKKRKYSANAYGARAYGIGDSLNVSIPTKRMRTASRKILSPFGAGTSGCIQLPNKADASSGDSDSFQDGQSTLHGGSSLPINLEVELGGEFEKNLAFDSAEVSTKPKKKKVKHPTSAVEQRWLIDSNFHYDQRDHLKKRSDSYELESNGCNGVLDQPMTKKILQPLQDGSFDNTSTVAGHLPSPLASQMSNMYHPNKFHKMLGGRERGRKAKVLKMPTGQPGSGTPWPLFEDQALVVMVHDMGPNWELVSDGFNSTMQFKCIFRNAKECKERHNILMDKTSGDGADSAEDSGSSQPYPSLLPGIPKGSARQLFQHLKEPMEEDALRSHREKIILIGQKFRYHKIQDPKQLQPPHSSHTMALSQVCPNNMGGGSVLSPLDLCDANASGPDIPSLGYQGTYSSGLIISNQSAGAPTHPTFGASSALLGSSNMMLGNNFPSSPGPHSSVRDGRYGAPRPASLLIDEQLRIQQYNQIVSGRNGQQSNLSSSGALPGIDRGVRVPPGSSGMGMGCSSGSMPMERHGLHGVASSSSVNSGNMVSANMHHGVRCGSGNSSLRPREGSPMMRPGLSQDSQRQTRTPDLQMQVSPGSNQVISRSPFTNKTVSPPVSSYALHHLQSHQISPQQAQVPNPRHPHFQVPPNLASNPQQQAYTIRLAKERQLQQRFLQQPPPQQQFAASSSSIPHVQPQPRIPASSAVQNSQLVQSPANSLSVSVSPLTSPSSINTMSQQQQKHHTPTQGVVHNVQTGGSTLTSQTSKQRQKQQQPFIQTNRQHPQQRQQSQFQHQAKVVEGVGRGNMMVHQNIQFDPTILSDSLMEAHESYTGSSVNAVPLTMQYMSAQLSNHPLPRKKKYSGQASSSSKHLPQMISHSDTSQGHVPPIAPAPGLPAAHQSVTPLVATSSNHPQVIPNQKFTNQNQSALQKVVQSNQQFSSEARHKAHLRGSDTYQNSTSNSTEMEATTSLPQNQWHTSEPVNGSNVLNSATSLGSLLSKPANLSDTTLQSSQGHVQRLSSANLIPITNDVSSQWQRQQPQVQHSHSPSPSPQQQSQIHQAGNATPSDSRLE; encoded by the exons ATGGGAGGCATTCTTGAAAGCGGAGTTGGTATTGTTAGCAAATCTTCTCTGAATCGAGCAGTAATTGAGAAGGTTCAAACAGAGCTTAG GAAAGAGTATGATGTTCgggaggaaagaaaaagagaattgGAATTTCTTGAAAAA GGTGGAAATCCTCTAGATTTTAATCTTGGGAATTCTGCTTCAGTTAGCGTGCAGTCAACATCATTTACAAACCTGCAACCTAATCTTGTGACCAG TGAACCAAAGGGTAGTTTTGCATTTACCGCATCACTTTATCGAGAGACTGTGGAAAGTAGTGGTAGACTTGCAGCTGCTCTCTGTGAACCCAGTAGTGCTGATAATCTCACGTTATTTGATGCTGAGCATGTATATTCTGAAGGTGATCGAAATTATTTTCATCCCATTAGGGGTAATGTTGTGCCACCAGAGCAATCATTGGAAAGGGATGGGAGCCATAAAATTAGGGAACATGGGGATTCGTCTGCTTTTGGGCTCCCTAGAAAAGCATATAAGAGACGCCATAGATCACACTCAAATCGTGATGGGGCTAGGTCTAGCTCAAGTGATGTAAATCTTGCGCTTGGCTCTCATGGATCTTCTTTACCTTCACACCACGCCCCTGGGAATTTAATAGGACCGTTATCTGATGTAGAAAATCTTGATGTATCCTCAAGCTGTAATTCAAAGCCTGGAAGCCCAATAAATGGCACCCTCTGTCCAGATGTATGTGTAGATGATCATCGGTTTGTGGAGATGAACGATGCAAAGGCTGTGGGATCAACCGAGGATCTGATTAAATGTGTTTCTAGCCAATCTGCTTTAGATGCTACTTCTTCAAAAATTCCCCTAGGACTTAATAAACCATCGTTCTCAAATGCTGCAAAAACTCCTACGAAAATGGATTGTAATGAATCTGTTACAATGGAAGAGCATGAGCCAAGAGAAGATACTGGAAAAGTTGAGAACCATAGTTCTTGTCAGATGAATGGTTTCATCAGTAAAAAGGGTGATGCGATAACAAACGATGCTAATAATGGCAATGCAGCATGTCGCAGAAATGATTTTGATTCCGGGTCTTCTTATTCCCAAACCAACTTTGATGTTGATAGAAATATTGATGCTGAAACAGGTACCAGAATCAGTACCATTGATTCAAATGGAGACATAGACGGTCAAAATTTAGGGCTAGAAGCCTTGGTAGTAGGGCTAAGAGAAACTAAAGAGGCCatgattattgataatttttctggtgatgAAGAGAGTGCCTCTGCATATGTAAGTCATAGGCAAGATGGTCCCTCCCTCCAGCCTCAGGAAGAAAAAATTCAAGGTAGATCTTTTTTGCATGACAAGTTGACAAATCAATTCAACACTAACGGTATGGAAGCTGGTGGCTGTAGTGGGTCAGAATCAGGGAGAAAACCTATTGTCCCATTGCCTGAAAATTCTTCTCCTCAGAGTGAAATGTTTTGCACAGTCATAGATAACTCTATTGCTGATCTTCCTGAGGCTGGATCATCATCAAAGATTTCTACCGTTTCCTTTAATGTCCAAAGTCCCGGAAACTTGAAATTAGGAAGTGTTGATGAAGAATCAATCTTAAAAGAAGCAGAAATCATAGAG GCAAAGCGAAAAAGAATTGCCGAATTATCTACTTTGACTTTAACTTTGGAGATTCCTCTTAAACCTCACTGGGATTACGTGCTTGAAGAAATGGCATGGTTGGCAAATGATTTTGCACAG GAGCGTATTTGGAAATTAGCTGCAAGTTCTCAAATATGTAATCGAGCTGCTTTTAGTTCTCGGGtgagaaaacaagaaaaaagtTATAGCATGAAGGCTAAGATAGTTGCTCGTACCCTGGTGATGGCTGTCATGGAGTACTGGCATTCAGTAGAG aaGATAAGCAAAGAACTAGAGCAGCCAAGTCAAAAGGACGGTGCACCTGCTGTTCAATCTTATATGGCAAGATTTCTGAAATATAACAACTCAAATGTTCTGCATTACCAGGCTGACGTGCAACTTACCCTGGATAAAGTATCTGATTCAGGAGTCCTGGACATATCTTTGGAGGATAGTCTGACCGAA GAAAACCTCTTCTATGTGATTCCCCTCGGGGCTGTGGTGACCTACAAAAAATCAATTGAATCTCTTGTGGCTCACTATGAG AGAATTAGAAGTGATGTGCGAGAGGAAGTGGAGACATCTGCTTGTGGTATTGTGGCAG ATGATTCATTATATGAGGATGATGGCGATACATGCACATTTGGCATGCCTGTGGCCTCTGATGATGGAAAGTCTTCAAAATTTGGCCAAAAGAAGCGGAAATACTCGGCAAATGCATATGGTGCTAGGGCATATGGAATAG GCGACAGTCTCAATGTGTCAATCCCTACAAAACGAATGCGAACTGCTTCCAGGAAAATCTTGAGCCCATTCGGTGCTGGAACATCTGGATGCATTCAGTTACCAAATAAAGCAGATGCTTCCAGTGGTGATAGTGATTCGTTTCAGGATGGTCAGAGTACTCTGCATGGTGGATCTTCTCTTCCAATTAATTTGGAAGTTGAGTTGGGTGGCGAATTTGAAAAGAATTTAGCTTTTGACTCCGCAGAAGTTTCAACCAAACCTAAGAAGAAGAAAGTAAAGCATCCG ACTTCTGCAGTTGAACAGAGATGGCTGATTGATTCCAATTTTCATTATGACCAG AGGGATCATTTGAAAAAGAGATCAGATAGTTATGAACTTGAATCTAACGGCTGCAATG GAGTATTGGATCAGCCCATGACAAAGAAGATCTTGCAGCCATTGCAGGATGGCTCTTTTGACAACACTTCAACAGTTGCTGGGCATCTTCCTTCACCACTGGCATCCCAAATGAGTAACATGTACCATCCAAATAAGTTCCATAAAATGCTTGGTGGCCGGGAGCGTGGAAGGAAAGCTAAAGTTCTTAAG ATGCCTACTGGGCAGCCAGGTTCAGGAACTCCATGGCCACTTTTCGAGGACCAG GCACTGGTTGTCATGGTACATGATATGGGTCCAAATTGGGAGCTTGTAAGTGATGGTTTTAATAGTACTATGCAATTTAAG TGCATATTTCGTAATGCTAAAGAATGCAAAGAGCGGCATAACATTTTGATGGATAAAACTTCTGGTGATGGAGCTGACAGTGCCGAGGATTCTGGGTCTTCGCAACCTTACCCTTCTTTACTTCCTGGCATTCCTAAA GGCAGTGCCAGACAACTGTTTCAGCATTTGAAGGAACCAATGGAAGAAGATGCCCTCAGATCTCATCGTGAGAAAATCATCTTAATTGGCCAGAAATTTCGTTATCATAAGATTCAG GATCCCAAACAACTACAACCTCCTCACAGCTCTCATACAATGGCTCTTTCTCAAGTTTGTCCAAATAACATGGGCGGTGGTTCTGTTTTAAG TCCTTTGGATTTGTGTGATGCCAACGCGTCTGGCCCTGATATACCTTCTCTCGGGTATCAAGGAACATATTCTAGTGGATTAATTATATCGAATCAAAGTGCTGGGGCTCCAACACATCCAACATTTGGTGCTAGTTCTGCGTTGCTGGGGTCCTCGAATATGATGCTTGGCAATAATTTTCCATCATCACCCGGTCCTCACAGTTCTGTCAG GGATGGTAGATATGGGGCTCCTAGACCTGCATCATTATTAATTGATGAACAGCTACGAATTCAACAATATAATCAAATAGTATCAGGTAGAAATGGCCAGCAATCCAATTTGTCCTCTTCCGGAGCTCTTCCAGGAATTGATCGTGGCGTTCGTGTTCCTCCCGGTAGTAGTGGCATGGGCATGGGGTGCAGTAGTGGGAGTATGCCTATGGAAAGACATGGACTCCACGGCGTTGCCTCATCATCCTCTGTTAATTCTGGAAATATGGTGTCAGCAAACATGCACCATGGAGTCAGATGTGGGTCAGGAAACTCGAGTTTGAGACCTCGTGAGGGTTCACCCATGATGCGG CCTGGCCTCAGTCAGGATTCTCAGAGGCAAACGAGGACTCCTGATCTTCAGATGCAAGTCTCTCCAGGGAGCAACCAAGTCATATCTCGTTCCCCCTTCACTAACAAGACCGTGTCTCCACCAGTATCGTCATACGCCCTCCATCATCTGCAGTCCCATCAAATATCTCCACAACAGGCTCAAGTTCCTAATCCTCGTCACCCACATTTTCAAGTACCACCCAATCTTGCCTCTAATCCACAGCAGCAAGCCTATACAATTCGATTGGCTAAAGAAAGGCAACTGCAGCAACGTTTTCTGCAGCAGCCGCCGCCACAACAACAATTTGCTGCATCCAGTTCATCTATTCCACATGTACAACCACAGCCCCGTATTCCTGCATCATCTGCAGTGCAAAATAGTCAGCTAGTTCAATCCCCGGCAAATTCTTTGTCAGTATCAGTATCTCCTTTGACATCACCTTCTTCAATTAACACAATGTCTCAGCAGCAACAAAAGCATCATACTCCAACTCAGGGAGTGGTCCACAATGTTCAAACAGGTGGTAGTACGTTAACCAGTCAGACAAGCAAGCAACGACAAAAGCAGCAACAGCCATTTATACAAACTAACAGGCAACATCCACAGCAGCGGCAGCAGTCACAATTTCAACATCAAGCTAAGGTTGTTGAGGGAGTTGGTAGAGGGAACATGATGGTTCATCAGAACATCCAGTTTGATCCAACCATTTTAAGCGATTCTTTAATGGAAGCTCATGAGTCATATACTGGTTCGTCCGTTAATGCTGTGCCACTAACCATGCAATACATGTCTGCACAATTGTCTAATCACCCCCTTCCTCGGAAGAAAAAATATTCTGGTCAAGCATCCTCATCATCTAAGCATTTACCGCAAATGATTTCTCATTCTGATACCAGTCAAGGTCACGTTCCACCAATTGCTCCTGCTCCAGGTTTGCCTGCTGCCCATCAGTCTGTCACGCCTCTGGTTGCCACTTCTTCAAACCACCCACAGGTAATACCTAATCAAAAGTTCACGAATCAAAATCAATCGGCTCTCCAAAAGGTGGTTCAATCGAACCAGCAGTTTAGTTCGGAAGCAAGACATAAAGCACATCTCAGAGGTTCTGATACTTATCAGAACTCAACAAGTAACTCCACTGAAATGGAAGCAACGACATCATTACCTCAGAACCAGTGGCATACTTCAGAACCAGTGAATGGATCAAATGTGTTAAATTCAGCAACAAGTTTGGGGTCCTTGCTGTCCAAACCGGCAAACTTAAGTGATACTACACTTCAATCCAGCCAAGGACATGTGCAGAGACTATCATCAGCCAATTTAATACCTATTACAAATGATGTGAGTTCACAATGGCAGCGGCAGCAGCCACAAGTGCAACATTCGCACTCTCCATCTCCCTCGCCTCAGCAGCAGTCGCAGATTCACCAGGCAGGGAATGCAACTCCTAGTGACTCTAGATTGGAGTGA